One Candidatus Eisenbacteria bacterium genomic window, GGGCGGCTCACGTCGGACGCGCCGCCGGGCGCGCCGCGGCCGGCGTCTCCGGCACCCCAGGCTCCCGCGCCGCGCCCGAACGCATGAGAGCCGCCGACATCCTCGGCATGGCGGTCGAGTCGCTCCGCCTCCACCGGCTCCGGGTGGGGCTGAGCCTCCTGGCCGTCGGAATCGGAGCGACCGCGGTCGTGCTCCTGACCTCGCTCGGAGAGGGCGCGAAGCGCTACGTCGTGGAGCAGTTCGCGTCCCTGGGCACGAATCTCGTGGTGGTGCTGCCCGGCCGCACGGAGACGAGCGGCATGGGACCCGCGTCCTTCGGCGGCGCCACGCGAGACCTGACGCTCGACGACGTGGAGGCGATCCGGCGCCGCGCGCCGGCGGTGCGCGACGTCGCTCCCTTCTCGCTCGGAGCCGCCGAGGCGGAGTACGAGGAGCGGACGCGGAGCGTGTACGTGGTCGGGACCACCGCGGCCTACCAGCGCCTTCGCGATCTCGTCCTCGCGCAGGGCTCGTTCCTCCCCGAGGGGGACCCGAGGCGAGGCGAGGCGGTGGTCGTGCTCGGCTCCAAGCTGAAGCGCGAGCTCTTCCAGAACGAGCGCGCCGTGGGCGAGTACGTGCGCCTCGCGCAGGCGCGCTTCCGGGTCATCGGCGTGCTCGAGGCCAAGGGGCAGTCCCTCGGCGTGGACTTCGACGAGGTCGCGCTCGTTCCGGTCTCGAGCGGGATGCGGCTCTTCGACCAGTCGAGCCTCTACCGGATCATGGTGCAGGCCGCGGACGAGGCGTCCATTCCGGTCGTGGTGCGCCAGGTCCGCGAGGTGCTCCGCGACCGCCACCGCGCCGAGGACTTCACGATCGTCACGCAGGACGCGATGCTCGGGAGCTTCCGGAACATCATCCAGGCGCTCACGCTGGCCCTCGCCGCGATCGCCGCGGTCTCGCTCGCGGTCGCGGGGATCGGGATCATGAACGTCATGCTCGTCTCCGTCTCGGAGCGCGTGCACGAGGTGGGGCTCATCAAGGCGCTCGGGGGCCGCCGGCGCGAGATCGCGTCGCTCTTCCTGGTGGAGGCGATCCTCCTCTCGGGCCTGGGAGCGGTGCTCGGCCTCGCGGCCGGGTTCCTGATCCTCCGGGTCGCCGCGGCGGTCTGGACGTTCCTCCCGCTCACGCCGAGCCCCCTGTGGGCCGGCATCGTGCTGGGGTTCTCGATCCTCATCGGCGCCGTGTTCGGACTCATCCCCGCGCGGCGCGCGGCGCGGCTCCCGGCGGCGGAGTCC contains:
- a CDS encoding ABC transporter permease, translated to AAHVGRAAGRAAAGVSGTPGSRAAPERMRAADILGMAVESLRLHRLRVGLSLLAVGIGATAVVLLTSLGEGAKRYVVEQFASLGTNLVVVLPGRTETSGMGPASFGGATRDLTLDDVEAIRRRAPAVRDVAPFSLGAAEAEYEERTRSVYVVGTTAAYQRLRDLVLAQGSFLPEGDPRRGEAVVVLGSKLKRELFQNERAVGEYVRLAQARFRVIGVLEAKGQSLGVDFDEVALVPVSSGMRLFDQSSLYRIMVQAADEASIPVVVRQVREVLRDRHRAEDFTIVTQDAMLGSFRNIIQALTLALAAIAAVSLAVAGIGIMNVMLVSVSERVHEVGLIKALGGRRREIASLFLVEAILLSGLGAVLGLAAGFLILRVAAAVWTFLPLTPSPLWAGIVLGFSILIGAVFGLIPARRAARLPAAESLRGTR